Genomic DNA from Candidatus Hydrogenedentota bacterium:
ACACCCGATGGAATGGGCTTTTTCAACAGCACCGGTAATGCCGGTATGGCTACCGGAGGCACTGGCGATGTGCTGACGGGCATCATTGCCGGATTGCTGGCTCAGGGCTACAGTTCGGTGGAGGCGGCCATCCTCGGCACTTATTTACACGGTCTTGCCGGCGACCTTGCCGCCAAAGCCTGGAGTATGGAGAGTATGACTGCGGGGGATATAGTGTACTTTTTGGGGGAAGCGTTTAAGAGAATAGATGATAGATGATAGATGATAGATGATAGTTTGTCGCGGATTGCTCATTGCCGATTGCCGATTGCCCATTCCCCATTCCCAATTGCCCATTACCAAGTGGTAAGCCTGTCTTGATATTGGAATTCCCCGAAGGCTTGCTTAACGTTTAAGGTTTAAGGTTGGCGTGCTATTGGATAACTCCGAAGGCTTAGTGATACCCAGGACTTAAACGTTAAACCTTAAACA
This window encodes:
- a CDS encoding bifunctional ADP-dependent NAD(P)H-hydrate dehydratase/NAD(P)H-hydrate epimerase, with protein sequence TPDGMGFFNSTGNAGMATGGTGDVLTGIIAGLLAQGYSSVEAAILGTYLHGLAGDLAAKAWSMESMTAGDIVYFLGEAFKRIDDR